In Thermoanaerobacterium sp. PSU-2, the sequence TTTATTTCTAACTGGCTCGTACCAAGATATGGATTGTTATTTACAATGGCTGTAATCCCTATATTTGCAGAGTTAATTGCTTGAGCCATATTATCTAAGACAGTTTGGTTAGTGTCTCCTTGATTGACATTGAAAGATATATTATACTGTTGCCCACCTACTTGTGCTGTAAAGCTGTATGTTCCAGGTGTAAGGCTTGTAACACTATTGCTTGACAAACTTGTCCCATTGTTCTGTTGTGCCATGGCAAGCTGATTTACAGTAACACTATAGGTAGAAGCAGTTGCACCTGGTTGAGCTGATACACTTATGGAATTTGGATCACTGGATGTAGCGACCATCTGGTTAAAAACATTATCAGGCGATGTAAGTTGCAACTGTGACGCCGTTTCATTTAAATTATTTGCGTAACTATTCAGCATGACAAGGGCATTTGTCGATTGCATTGGCAACTGTTGGTTCTCCATATCTGTGTACAATGCTTGCTGTGCGATTTGAGATATATTGTCAGAAGAAATATTTGATAGTGAAGTCAATGGATTGCTCGTATTAAAAAGATAGCTGTAGTCGCTGTAATAAGGATACATCATATACATATAACTTGTATCAAGATAGCTTGCCATATTTTCACCTCCAATCTTTTTATTTTTTTATCGGTAAAACTGTTAAAATTTTTATAGAAGACATCAATTTTTTGTTAATTGCCCAATAAAGTATTTTTAACGAAGGCTTCACAGAAATCTCTAGTCCTATATATGGTAGCAAGTTCCATCTTCTATAGGATGGAATAGGTTCACAATTGATTTTTAGAGTGATTTGGTTTATGCTATAAGAGTAATCTTTTGTTTAGCGCATCGGAGTGATAAATGATGACATTGATTAAGTCAAAAAAATCAGCTATCTTACTTTTTCTGCTATTAGTAATAATAGGATTTACTCTTTTTTATGGAAAAAGCTTATTTGTCAAACATAATTCCGCAAGCAGTGTCAAATCTGCTAAAATTGTATCTAAGATAAAGACTAAAAAAACAAGCAACAAGCCAATAACAACTGTTGTTGCTACTACAGAATATCCGAGTAAAAGTAGTACAAGTAAAATTACATCTATAATATCATCAAACGCAATACCTGACAATGACATATTGTCGCTGGTGGACAGAAGCAATAGAAATGAACTCTTTGAAAGCCCAATACCTCTTAATACTCCTATATTCAGCAGTAACAAAAAAGCCAAAAAATTGCTGGCGCTTACATTTGATGATGGACCTTCAAAAGAGTTTACTAAAAAATATGTAGATGTTTTAAAAAGCTTAAATATAAAGGCGACTTTTTTTGTTGTAGGAAAAATGGCGGAAAAAAACCCTAATTTACTTAAATATATTGCAGAAAACGGCGATGAAATAGGTATTCATTCATACAGTCATAAATATATGCCTCTAATGCCACCTGAGCAGATGATTGACGAGTTTTATAAGACGCAGGCAATTGTTGTCAACGTAGCGGGAGTAAAACCCGATTTATTTAGACCTCCATATGGAGCGTTCAATAATACTCTCGTGAAAATATCAAATGCACTGGGACTTCATGTTGTGCTTTGGACTGTTGATCCAGATGATTGGAAAAGGCCCGGAATACCAAATATAATTAATACAATTGTATCAAAATCATCTTCTGGCTCAATCATTCTTATGCATGAAGGCAATTCAGAAACATTAGCAGCATTGCCACAGATAATTACAAAACTTAGATCTAAAGGATATTCTTTTGTGACAGTATCTGAACTTATGAAAGCTTATCAATAATCAATAGTATTATATAGCTACTTCATGTTCCGCCTCATGCTGGACACCACATAGTGGTTCACACTACCAAGCCCTCAGCGGACTTTCACTGCCAAGTTATCGCCTATACCACGAGCACATTAAAAAGAGAAAGCAGGTTAACCAATTAACCAACTTTCTCTTCTGTTTCTACCTTACCCGGCACACACGCAGTTTCGTCCATTATTTTTCGCTTCATAAAGCATATTGTCTAATCTTAAGAGTACTGTATCAATATTATCGCTTTCTTTAAAGTCAGTCGCTCCAAAGCTTGCTGTCACATTGCCAACATCGTCAAATTTTTCAGTGCTGATCTTAAGTCTCAATACTTCTGCTATATCTGAAACATTACTTAAAGAAGTCTCAGGCAAAAGGATGATGAATTCTTCTCCACCCCATCTAGCAAAGCAATCGGTTTTGCGTATTCTTTCTTTTACAATTTCAGCGACTCTTTTTAGTACCATATCACCTGCTGCATGTCCAAAATAATCATTGACATTTTTAAAATGGTCCAAGTCAAACATGATAAGCGAAAAAGGCTTTTTATTCCCTTTTGTCATTTCTACTTCTTTTTCAAGTACATCCATAAAGAAACGCCTATTGTATATACCTGTAAGTAGATCAGTAACTACAGTTTACAGTTATAGTATTCAAAATTTCGTTTTTCTCCATAAGATCATTTTCAATTTTTCTTTGCGACAACTTTATAATTTCATACTTTAGCCTTCATTGAAAATTTTATATGCCTTCAAAAATTTGTCAGACATTTCTTTATCACCTAAGCCATCGTATATCTTATAGTACAAAAGGTAAAATCTCGGATCGTCTGGATTGACCTTAGATTTTTTAAGCATGTCCAGTGCTTCGATGAAATTATCATTATCAATTAAGTTTTCTATTTCGTTTATTAAATTATTTGTATCATTCTCTTTCGTTTTTTCATGTTCATCAATCATTTTTTCCAAAACAGATTTAACTCTTTTAACAGTAAATGGTTTTTGTATATATTCTACAGCACCTAATTTTGTGCACTCAATCGCATTTTTTATCGTGGCAAATGCCGTTATTATTATGACCGGCGTTGTTATCCCACAAGACCTTATCTTTCTTAAAACTTCGGTGCCACTTAAAAGCGGCATTTTAATATCTATAAACGCAAGCTCTACATCCCCATTTTTTAATATTTTAAGCGCTTCTTCACCGTCTTTAGCCGTTATAACATTATATCCTTCTGATTCAAGGCAAGTAGTAAGAAGCATTCTAATATTCTTAGTATCATCTGCAACTAAAACTTTCTTCATAAAATTTACCCTCTTTCATCGCATATAGGAAGTGTAAACATGAAATTGCTTCCTACGTCTATATCGCTTTCACACCATACTTTTCCACCGTGAGCCTCTACAATCTCTTTTACGACAGCAAGTCCTAATCCTGTACCTTTAATCTCAAATTCATCATCATTTTGTACGTGAAAAAACTTATCAAAAATTTTATCTTTGTATTCTTTCGGTATACCTGCACCAGTATCTTTAACAGAAATTTGCATGAAGTCGCCATCAACCGACGCACTGATTGTAATATCATCACCTGCATCAGTGTACTTCAAAGCATTTGTTATGAGATTGTTTAAGACCCACGTTATTTTCTCTGGATCGGCATATACGCATGGCATATCTTCGTCAATTGTATTAGTAAGATTTACACCTTTTTCGTTTGCAATATTATATAGAGGCTTTACAGTATTTTGCGCTATTCCAAATATAGAACAACATTTAAAGTTGTACATCTCTTTGCCAGATTCAATCTTAGTAAGTTCGATTAGTTCATTAACCAATTCAGTAAGCTTTTCACTTTCTTCTTCGATTGCCACGAGTGTACTTCTTTGTTTATCATTAATCGCACCTATTTTTTCTTCTAAAATCATGCTTGTACCCATCATTATGGATGTCAACGGTGTTTTAAACTCATGTGAAATTATCGATATGAAATCGTCCTTTGCTTGATCTAACTCCTTAAACTCAGTAATGTTGTGAAAAACCAACAGTATATCTGATATTTCCGATTTATAATTTTTTATTGGGGTGATTGTAACATCATAATATTTATCACCGTATTTAACCTGCTCAACCTTGTTAATATTAAATTTTGAATCAACAATTGCATTTATTTGCTCAAAAAGCTTCTCATCTTTAACAGACAGAAGAAAATGCTTATCAATCGCATTTTTTTCTTCGATTCCAAATAACTCTTCCGCCGCACCATTTAATAATATTATTTTATAATCTGAATTAAGCACTAACAAAGGGTCATTTATACTTTTTACTATAGACAATGTCTTGTTGCGCTCATCAATTATCTTGCCTAA encodes:
- a CDS encoding response regulator, translating into MKKVLVADDTKNIRMLLTTCLESEGYNVITAKDGEEALKILKNGDVELAFIDIKMPLLSGTEVLRKIRSCGITTPVIIITAFATIKNAIECTKLGAVEYIQKPFTVKRVKSVLEKMIDEHEKTKENDTNNLINEIENLIDNDNFIEALDMLKKSKVNPDDPRFYLLYYKIYDGLGDKEMSDKFLKAYKIFNEG
- a CDS encoding ATP-binding protein; protein product: MFKTLKGKISIVYLVLVVLVLIVGIISGINMYYLSKTIDGLMIDNYKSIKAVNLMNEELENQNNAILTFIYEDRQTAIKQFNQDNSVFYNWYNVEANNITEKNEGNYVDEIKSAYVNFTTSVSYLQGMPPDDKVGMLNYYNMKIKPNYEHIKDLLNSLAKLNEDAMFKKKTNATLDAKNSMYTILLVTLLAAIFGFIISLIFTNRFLKPMEYLIKSIREVKEGELDQVISIKTDDELGKLAVEFNNMIRRLKQYEESQLGKIIDERNKTLSIVKSINDPLLVLNSDYKIILLNGAAEELFGIEEKNAIDKHFLLSVKDEKLFEQINAIVDSKFNINKVEQVKYGDKYYDVTITPIKNYKSEISDILLVFHNITEFKELDQAKDDFISIISHEFKTPLTSIMMGTSMILEEKIGAINDKQRSTLVAIEEESEKLTELVNELIELTKIESGKEMYNFKCCSIFGIAQNTVKPLYNIANEKGVNLTNTIDEDMPCVYADPEKITWVLNNLITNALKYTDAGDDITISASVDGDFMQISVKDTGAGIPKEYKDKIFDKFFHVQNDDEFEIKGTGLGLAVVKEIVEAHGGKVWCESDIDVGSNFMFTLPICDERG
- a CDS encoding polysaccharide deacetylase family protein; the protein is MMTLIKSKKSAILLFLLLVIIGFTLFYGKSLFVKHNSASSVKSAKIVSKIKTKKTSNKPITTVVATTEYPSKSSTSKITSIISSNAIPDNDILSLVDRSNRNELFESPIPLNTPIFSSNKKAKKLLALTFDDGPSKEFTKKYVDVLKSLNIKATFFVVGKMAEKNPNLLKYIAENGDEIGIHSYSHKYMPLMPPEQMIDEFYKTQAIVVNVAGVKPDLFRPPYGAFNNTLVKISNALGLHVVLWTVDPDDWKRPGIPNIINTIVSKSSSGSIILMHEGNSETLAALPQIITKLRSKGYSFVTVSELMKAYQ